A genome region from Triticum aestivum cultivar Chinese Spring chromosome 2B, IWGSC CS RefSeq v2.1, whole genome shotgun sequence includes the following:
- the LOC123044392 gene encoding uncharacterized protein yields MAMVQPADMAVKANEILARFRPIAPKPALPASPVQAIDGAADRVLCHLQNRPCRARKRGRPSAVPVSAPAAAAKRKRAAYPVPLRCAAAAATDAVVSTATRAYVSVPGSACMPFASLPPATASTGGNLTMLSTTMVAGDDEEEERDVPVERDLLRKLLEPKVISPRAMRPVGSTIHVESIVPGAVDATSTAASKTAEEVEAEVETDALPAVVTDSSNRVRLVNDAYKEMVGAPECLWLGAVAASRRISGEVALVVAEQATLPESPGGFSCTAKIEWECRGGERASFHAACDVSRLQCEYRHYLFAWRFRTADASSSGSSHRAGGDA; encoded by the coding sequence ATGGCCATGGTGCAGCCGGCGGACATGGCCGTCAAGGCCAACGAGATCCTCGCGCGGTTCCGGCCCATCGCGCCCAAGCCCGCCCTGCCGGCGTCGCCGGTGCAGGCGATCGACGGCGCCGCCGACCGCGTGCTCTGCCACCTGCAGAACAGGCCGTGCCGGGCAAGGAAGCGCGGGCGCCCGAGCGCCGTGCCGGTGTCCGCGCCGGCCGCTGCCgccaagaggaagagggcggcGTACCCGGTGCCGCTccggtgcgcggcggcggcggccaccgaCGCGGTGGTGTCCACCGCGACGAGGGCCTATGTGTCCGTGCCGGGCAGTGCATGCATGCCGTTTGCGTCCCTCCCGCCGGCGACCGCGAGTACCGGCGGGAATCTGACGATGCTCTCGACGACCATGGTGGCGGgcgacgacgaagaggaggagagggacgtccccgtggagcgcgacctgctgcggaagctgctggaGCCCAAGGTGATCTCGCCGCGGGCGATGCGCCCCGTAGGATCCACCATCCACGTCGAATCCATCGTCCCCGGCGCCGTCGACGCGACCAGCACCGCCGCCTCGAAGacggcggaggaggtggaggcggaggtggagacCGACGCGCTCCCGGCGGTCGTCACGGACTCGAGCAACCGCGTCCGGCTGGTGAACGACGCGTACAAGGAGATGGTGGGCGCGCCCGAGTGCCTGTGGCTCGGCGCGGTGGCCGCGTCGAGGAGGATCAGCGGGGAGGTGGCGCTGGTGGTGGCCGAGCAGGCGACGCTGCCGGAGTCCCCAGGGGGGTTCTCGTGCACGGCGAAGATCGAGTGGGAGTGCCGCGGCGGCGAGCGGGCTTCCTTCCATGCAGCGTGCGACGTCAGCCGGCTGCAGTGCGAGTACAGGCACTACCTCTTCGCCTGGAGGTTTCGCACCGCCGATGCATCATCGTCCGGCAGCAGCCACCGCGCCGGCGGCGACGCATGA